In Brevibacterium pigmentatum, the sequence ACGATGAGCTGACGACAACCGCGAAACTCCGCGGATTCGCGGCCCGACACGACTTCTCCGGACCCTTGACCGCCACCAGAAGCGACGTCGACGAGACCCTGGAACTGCGTCGACGATTCACCGCAGCCCTGGACGCGAGCATCGACGCCGAGACCGATGACGAGCTCGAAGCCGGCACGATTGCAGTCGTCGATGAGATCAATCTCACACTCAGCGATTCGGGTTCCGTGCCGCAGCTGGTCAAACACGACCATTGGGACTGGCACCTGCACGCAACCGGCAATCAAGCCAGCCTCGCCGACCGAGTGGCCGCCGATGTCGCCCTCGTCCTCATCGACCTCATCCGTTCGGGCGACCTCGATCGCCTTGGTCGCTGCGCTGTCGAGGACTGCCGTGCCTACCTCGCCGACTTCAGCCGCAATCGCTCGAAGCGCTTCTGCGATACTGGCAGCTGTGCGACCCGCACGCATGTCGCAGCCTTCCGCGCCCGCCACTCCGACACAGACTCCCACAACTGACCCGAGGACCGCCCATGTCACTTCAGCGGTTGGAGATTTCAGCCTGGGCACGGCTATCCGCGAAGCTCGCCGGAGTGTTTACGCTGACCAGTGTCTGCCCGGGCGCCCTCGTTGCGGCGCTGGTCTTCCTACCGCTCGACTTCCGAGAATCAGCGACAGAGAGATTCACTTATCTCACTGCCTCGCTCATCAGCACCGCGGTGCTCATCGTTGTCTGCCAACGGCTCATCCGCGGTTCCCTTGGCCGCTTCCGGACGAGCAGCAGCCTCACGCGCTTCCTTCGCTACCAGCTGGGAGCGCTCGGCTGCGGCGCAGGCCTGGGCATCGGCTTCCTGCCAGTGATACTCGAAACAGCCCCGTCCCCAGATCATGCAACTCCTGCCCAATGGGTGTCCTCCATCTGCGCGGGGCTCGGACTCCTCGTCGTGTCCCTTCTTACCTTCCGCGGCGAC encodes:
- a CDS encoding CGNR zinc finger domain-containing protein; this encodes MASAMAFTYDIRANLTMLVDLLNTSGDIAGDDDELTTTAKLRGFAARHDFSGPLTATRSDVDETLELRRRFTAALDASIDAETDDELEAGTIAVVDEINLTLSDSGSVPQLVKHDHWDWHLHATGNQASLADRVAADVALVLIDLIRSGDLDRLGRCAVEDCRAYLADFSRNRSKRFCDTGSCATRTHVAAFRARHSDTDSHN